A genomic stretch from Bacterioplanes sanyensis includes:
- a CDS encoding putative solute-binding protein, with product MRWCWLLALWLPLTGQAELLQRTLCVFDPLGSNGGLYGMAKDYRAQALQWGVEFQLRAYTDEKIASDDFKAEQCDAVVLTGARARPFNTFTATVEAIGAVPSETVMQQLVQVMASPKAARYMTEGRYEVMGVLPAGPIYLFVRDRNIDSVEELSGKRIATIDYDEPSKRLVNHVGASVVPANSANFSGMFNNGNVDAAYAPALAYKPLELYKGLGNNGGIIRFNLAYLDFQLVAYHDRFPAEFGGKSRIAIAALFERVSRTIAADTAAINDEYWIDLSDEVSSEYQQMLRNVRLQLRQEGIYHHSMLALLRKLRCRETPSAIECVEKLE from the coding sequence ATGCGTTGGTGTTGGCTGCTGGCATTGTGGTTGCCACTGACTGGCCAGGCTGAACTGCTGCAACGCACCCTATGCGTGTTTGATCCGCTGGGATCAAACGGCGGCTTGTACGGTATGGCCAAAGACTACCGTGCTCAGGCGTTGCAATGGGGCGTGGAATTTCAGCTGCGTGCTTACACGGATGAAAAAATCGCCTCTGACGACTTTAAAGCCGAACAGTGCGATGCCGTGGTGCTAACCGGCGCGCGTGCCCGGCCATTCAATACCTTTACCGCCACGGTGGAAGCCATTGGTGCAGTGCCGTCGGAAACTGTGATGCAACAGTTGGTGCAAGTGATGGCGTCGCCCAAAGCCGCGCGCTACATGACCGAAGGCCGCTATGAGGTGATGGGAGTATTGCCCGCCGGTCCCATTTATTTGTTTGTCCGCGATCGCAATATTGATTCGGTCGAAGAGTTGTCTGGCAAGCGCATCGCCACCATTGATTACGACGAGCCATCCAAACGTCTGGTGAATCATGTCGGTGCATCTGTGGTTCCAGCGAACTCGGCGAATTTTTCCGGCATGTTTAATAATGGAAATGTGGATGCGGCCTACGCTCCGGCGCTGGCGTATAAACCGCTGGAGCTTTACAAGGGGTTGGGCAACAACGGCGGCATTATTCGCTTTAACTTGGCGTACTTGGATTTTCAACTGGTTGCCTATCATGACCGTTTCCCAGCTGAGTTTGGCGGCAAATCTCGTATCGCCATTGCGGCGTTGTTTGAGCGTGTATCACGCACCATTGCTGCAGATACCGCGGCGATAAATGACGAGTACTGGATTGATTTAAGCGACGAAGTCAGTAGCGAATATCAGCAGATGCTGCGCAATGTGCGCCTGCAGCTGCGCCAAGAGGGAATTTATCATCACAGTATGTTGGCGTTATTGCGTAAGCTGCGCTGCCGCGAAACACCCAGCGCCATTGAGTGCGTAGAAAAACTCGAATAA
- a CDS encoding TRAP transporter large permease subunit translates to MEQTARFAQRSAYEWLAALPAFLVLVFVVILNTSHTLHAQLLKLGENTWDGYFKLRHDPQAPACNPSMDIESRLQQLIADSQASNDEWDLLAPDPVDPAVMRQSLLAAQAQCQQQHQQYQQTLERITPSVEVFRAIELGIAAFGEMGMQAQRIMLAVLVLICGLTAVFRRHHIALRPMETAMDYRVAAGAQLISSSILFYSVYSFRDVAMGAGVAVSTEHMILHHLWIFGFAAILLLSLYQFLFIPDDVQPGGSFLKAQLSVPLYSTMCIISGSYFILAGHSAGIGIYLNQMMELSQLFLNVGLYVWIGMLFKRTRLAQRIFDLFRPFNLPAEMLAVLVVALAAIPTAYTGASGIFVIAVGGLIYSELRRAGARRQLALAATAMSGSMGVVLRPCLLVVIIAALNNEVTTDQLFGWGVKVFLLTATLFAAMALLTRQDKTSLSVPPGAWLQFAHALKPLLPYVVLIAITLLAYALLLNAYLDEFSAPVILPVLLLIILMYERVSEERAVLKRENMNIDYVETRLESSWHDLCDGRDSLEKKVREATTETTGHIGALLLLMGLSVSIGGVVERAELMTMVPASFDSIWLAMGLMVVLLVLIGMVIDPYGAVILVSATIATIAYDSGIHPVHFWMVTLVAFELGYLTPPVALNHLLTRQVVGEEEVRLSKLEGDTFWYRHEKILLPLVTMVIALALVAFVPLTIGYSS, encoded by the coding sequence ATGGAACAGACGGCACGCTTTGCGCAGCGCAGTGCGTACGAATGGTTGGCCGCTTTGCCGGCGTTTTTGGTCTTGGTGTTTGTGGTGATTTTAAACACCAGTCACACCTTGCACGCACAGTTGCTGAAATTGGGCGAAAACACCTGGGATGGTTATTTCAAACTGCGCCATGATCCACAGGCGCCTGCTTGCAACCCGAGCATGGACATCGAATCGCGCTTGCAGCAGCTGATTGCTGACAGCCAGGCCAGCAACGACGAGTGGGATTTGTTAGCGCCAGATCCGGTTGATCCGGCCGTGATGCGCCAATCGTTGCTGGCGGCACAGGCTCAGTGTCAGCAACAGCACCAACAATACCAGCAGACGTTAGAGCGCATTACGCCCAGCGTGGAAGTGTTTCGGGCCATCGAGTTAGGCATTGCTGCGTTTGGTGAAATGGGTATGCAAGCGCAGCGAATCATGCTGGCGGTTCTGGTACTCATTTGTGGCCTGACGGCGGTTTTTCGACGTCATCACATTGCGCTTCGCCCAATGGAAACGGCGATGGATTATCGCGTGGCCGCTGGCGCCCAACTGATCTCCAGCAGTATCTTGTTTTATTCCGTGTACAGCTTCCGTGATGTTGCCATGGGGGCTGGGGTGGCCGTCAGTACCGAACATATGATTTTGCACCATCTGTGGATCTTTGGTTTCGCTGCCATTTTATTGCTGAGTTTGTATCAGTTCTTATTTATTCCGGACGATGTACAGCCAGGTGGTAGCTTTTTAAAAGCACAGCTGTCCGTGCCGCTGTATTCCACCATGTGCATTATTTCCGGCAGCTACTTCATTCTTGCTGGGCACAGCGCAGGCATCGGTATCTACCTGAACCAGATGATGGAGTTATCACAGCTGTTCTTGAACGTCGGACTGTACGTTTGGATTGGTATGCTATTTAAACGTACCCGTTTAGCGCAGCGTATTTTTGATTTATTCCGGCCATTCAATTTGCCGGCAGAAATGTTGGCCGTGCTGGTGGTGGCTTTGGCTGCCATTCCAACCGCGTACACTGGAGCTTCGGGTATTTTTGTGATCGCTGTGGGTGGGTTAATTTACAGCGAATTGCGCCGTGCCGGGGCGCGCCGTCAATTAGCGCTGGCGGCAACCGCCATGTCTGGCTCCATGGGGGTGGTGCTGCGCCCATGTTTATTGGTGGTGATCATTGCAGCGCTGAACAACGAGGTCACCACGGATCAGTTGTTTGGCTGGGGTGTGAAGGTGTTTCTGCTGACAGCGACATTATTTGCTGCCATGGCACTGCTAACACGACAAGACAAAACCTCGCTGTCTGTTCCACCGGGCGCCTGGCTGCAGTTTGCCCATGCATTAAAACCATTGCTGCCGTACGTCGTGTTAATTGCCATTACTTTGCTGGCCTATGCGCTGTTGCTGAACGCTTACTTGGACGAGTTTTCTGCACCGGTGATTTTGCCCGTGTTGCTACTGATTATTCTTATGTACGAGCGCGTGAGTGAAGAGCGAGCGGTATTAAAACGCGAAAATATGAACATAGATTACGTTGAAACGCGGCTGGAATCCTCATGGCATGATTTGTGCGATGGGCGTGACTCGCTGGAAAAAAAGGTGCGCGAGGCAACGACAGAAACCACCGGTCATATCGGTGCATTGTTATTGCTGATGGGGTTATCTGTCAGCATTGGCGGGGTGGTGGAGCGCGCCGAGCTGATGACCATGGTACCTGCCAGCTTTGACTCAATCTGGCTGGCGATGGGGCTGATGGTGGTATTGCTGGTGCTGATTGGCATGGTCATTGACCCTTATGGTGCCGTGATTTTGGTCAGCGCCACCATTGCCACCATTGCCTACGACAGCGGCATTCATCCGGTGCATTTTTGGATGGTCACGTTAGTGGCGTTTGAGTTGGGCTATTTGACGCCGCCGGTGGCGCTCAATCACTTGCTGACCCGGCAAGTGGTGGGGGAAGAAGAAGTGCGACTGTCCAAATTAGAGGGCGATACCTTCTGGTACCGGCATGAAAAAATCCTATTACCTCTGGTCACCATGGTCATTGCTCTGGCGTTGGTCGCTTTTGTGCCCTTGACAATCGGTTACAGCAGTTAA